A portion of the Limanda limanda chromosome 3, fLimLim1.1, whole genome shotgun sequence genome contains these proteins:
- the LOC132998359 gene encoding gamma-aminobutyric acid receptor-associated protein-like 2 has translation MKWMFKEDHSLEHRCIESAKIRSKYPDRVPVIVEKVSGSQIVDIDKRKYLVPSDITVAQFMWIIRKRIQLPSEKAIFLFVDKTVPQSSITMGQLYEKEKDEDGFLYVAYSGENTFGF, from the exons ATGAAATGGATGTTCAAAGAGGATCACTCCCTGG aacATCGATGCATAGAATCCGCCAAAATCCGCAGCAAGTACCCTGACCGGGTCCCG GTGATCGTGGAGAAAGTGTCGGGATCGCAGATCGTGGACATAGACAAGAGGAAGTACCTGGTCCCCTCCGACATCACGGTGGCTCAGTTCATGTGGATCATCAGGAAACGCATCCAGCTGCCCTCGGAGAAGGCCATCTTCCTGTTTGTGGACAAGACGGTGCCCCAGTCCAG CATCACGATGGGGCAGCTGTACGAGAAGGAGAAGGACGAGGACGGCTTTTTATACGTGGCTTACAGCGGCGAGAACACCTTTGGTTTTTAA
- the nqo1 gene encoding NAD(P)H dehydrogenase [quinone] 1 — protein MAQRTALVVYAHQSPASFNAALRDAAVQELMDQGFTVTVSDLYAMTFRANATRDDISGDLKNCTLFQYGEETMHAWMEGRLSDDIVTEQRKVEAAELIIFQVGVSLWVCGVQSLQFPLYWFSVPAIMKGWMDRVLTQGFAFSMEKIYDHGIFKDKKAMLSFTTGATETMFRPDGINGDINISLWPLQNGVLHFCGFQVLAPQIFWSPAHCPPPVRAAMLDGWRARLKGLLAEKPLTFAPCELFDLSFQGGFSLWPKVKEEQEEQPYGLTTGHHLGKPLPPHNQTTAPPAEEPEAENF, from the exons ATGG ctcagaGGACAGCTCTGGTTGTGTACGCCCACCAGAGCCCCGCCTCCTTCAACGCGGCGCTCCGGGACGCTGCGGTTCAGGAGCTGATGGATCAGGGATTCACCGTCACGGTGTCTGACCTCTACGCCATGACCTTCAGAGCCAACGCCACACGGGATGACATCAGCG GTGATCTGAAGAACTGCACGCTGTTCCAGTACGGGGAGGAGACCATGCACGCCTGGATGGAAGGGCGCCTCAGTGACGACATTGTTACCGAGCAACGCAAAGTAGAAGCGGCGGAGCTCATCATCTTCCAGGTGGGCGTCTCCCTCTGGGTCTGTGGCGTTCAGAG cctgcagtTTCCTCTGTACTGGTTCAGTGTGCCGGCCATCATGAAGGGCTGGATGGACCGGGTCCTCACACAGGGCTTCGCCTTCTCCATGGAAAAGATCTACGATCATGGTATTTTCAAG GATAAGAAAGCCATGTTGTCCTTCACGACTGGAGCCACAGAGACGATGTTCCGCCCGGACGGCATCAACGGAGACATCAACATCTCACTGTGGCCTCTGCAG AACGGCGTTCTGCACTTCTGTGGATTTCAGGTTCTCGCTCCTCAGATCTTCTGGAGTCCGGCTCATTGCCCCCCCCCTGTGCGAGCCGCCATGCTGGACGGCTGGCGAGCGCGGCTGAAAGGCCTGCTGGCGGAGAAGCCGTTGACCTTTGCCCCCTGTGAGCTGTTTGACCTCAGCTTCCAGGGGGGGTTCTCCCTGTGGCCcaaggtgaaggaggagcaggaggagcagcccTACGGCCTCACCACAGGCCACCACCTGGGGAAACCCCTGCCCCCCCACAACCAGACCACAGCTCCGCCCGCAGAGGAACCGGAAGCAGAGAACttttaa
- the LOC132998766 gene encoding beta-1,3-galactosyltransferase 2-like, with protein sequence MERCSSSRLCFLFILLFAAVYLLAYSSNLPAADWRPRWFTHFNSTRWLDPFKSLSLSRTSPNSTDLRPGSSGSSGSHGTADSPPPPPAPYVSPGPYLVEYPHQYHFTINEPQKCAEQQPFLVLVVPVAPHNRAHRDIIRSTWGGDRLVLGQGVQLVFLLGQKTGEGSEQVQEQLLQESQLHRDLVQSDFVDCYKNLTIKTMVMLEWLDSFCSNASYAMKIDSDMFLNLPNLIKMLTNAPKTNYMTGLVASGGAVLRDSSSKWFVPVEVYSGPQYPRYALGLGYVLSLDLPKKLVSAAQEVPALYIEDAYLGLCMQHLGIPPTDPPDWGFFQVIPVTYNRCAFSKLIATTTQENTDRTWMWTDFTKPGPFC encoded by the coding sequence ATGGAGCGCTGCAGCTCGTCCCGGTTgtgcttcctcttcatcctcctcttcgcAGCTGTCTATCTTCTCGCCTACAGCTCCAACCTGCCGGCCGCGGACTGGAGGCCTCGCTGGTTCACGCACTTTAACTCAACTCGATGGTTGGATCCTTTTAAAAGTCTGAGTCTGAGCAGGACCTCTCCCAACAGCACGGATCTCAGACccggttcctctggttcctctggttcccatGGAACTGCTGAcagcccgccccccccaccggcTCCCTACGTGTCTCCTGGACCTTATCTGGTGGAGTATCCACATCAGTACCACTTCACCATCAATGAGCCGCAGAAGTGCGCGGAGCAGCAGCCTTTCCTGGTCCTGGTGGTCCCGGTGGCCCCCCACAACCGGGCCCACCGGGACATCATTCGCAGCACGTGGGGGGGGGACCGCCTGGTGCTGGGTCAGGGGGTGCAGCTGGTCTTCCTGCTGGGGCAGAAGACCGGAGAGGGGTCCGAGCAGGTCCAggagcagctcctgcaggagagccAGCTGCACCGGGACCTGGTCCAGAGCGACTTCGTGGACTGCTACAAGAACCTGACCATCAAGACCATGGTGATGCTGGAGTGGCTGGACTCCTTCTGCTCCAACGCCTCCTACGCCATGAAGATCGACTCCGACATGTTCCTCAACCTGCCCAACCTCATCAAGATGCTGACCAACGCTCCGAAGACCAACTACATGACCGGCCTGGTGGCGAGTGGGGGGGCCGTCCTGAGGGACTCGAGCTCCAAGTGGTTCGTCCCGGTCGAGGTGTACTCCGGTCCTCAGTACCCGCGCTACGCGCTGGGCCTCGGCTACGTGCTGTCCTTGGATCTCCCGAAGAAGCTGGTGTCCGCAGCGCAGGAGGTGCCCGCGCTGTACATCGAGGACGCGTACCTGGGCCTGTGCATGCAGCACCTGGGCATCCCCCCCACGGACCCCCCGGACTGGGGCTTCTTCCAGGTCATCCCCGTGACCTACAACCGCTGCGCCTTCTCCAAGCTGATCGCCACCACCACGCAGGAGAACACGGACCGCACCTGGATGTGGACGGACTTTACCAAACCAGGTCCGTTCTGCTGA